Proteins encoded in a region of the Orcinus orca chromosome X, mOrcOrc1.1, whole genome shotgun sequence genome:
- the AKAP14 gene encoding A-kinase anchor protein 14: MWIKVPTSQMMDTEDTQNVTELALAVAKNVIAAAIKFVEEAKKPIKNIDWITQGEFTEERGRKQIEDFVSHWKYHGRWVHYTEFLKREDVIHSFHYIYCVHWSIPTARRPIPRISASVYFTIKINTNKPPDTPIDVSYVFESHSVVHRPGTTHFQEKCLRDIIEGKYILMNSNIFQLNRVRIFPNILGIDFSSECVKNTILYIEPQNSIE, translated from the exons ATGTGGATAAAGGTCCCTACAAGCCAGATGATGGATACAGAAGACACTCAAAACGTAACTGAACTAGCTCTAGCTGTAGCCAAGAATGTCATCGCTGCTGCTATCAAGTTCGTGGAAG AAGCCAAAAAGCCCATCAAAAATATCGACTGGATCACACAGGGTGAATTCACAGAAGAAAGGGGCCGTAAACAAATTGAGGATTTCGTTTCG CACTGGAAGTATCACGGCCGCTGGGTGCACTACACAGAGTTTTTAAAGAGGGAAGATGTGATTCACAGCTTCCACTACATCTACTGTGTACACTGGAGCATCCCAACTGCTCGGAGACCCATACCACGAATCAGTGCCAGTGTCTACTTCACCATCAAGATCAACACAAACAAACCTCCG GATACACCCATTGATGTCTCTTACGTCTTTGAGAGCCATTCAGTGGTTCACAG aCCAGGAACGACTCACTTTCAAGAAAAATGCCTGAGGGACATTATTGAgggcaaatatattttaatgaattcaaATATCTTCCAATTAAACAGAGTCAGAATCTTCCCGAATATTTTAGGAATAGATTTCTCATCGGAGTGTGTTAAAAATACAATACTGTACATTGAACCACAGAATAGTATTGAATAA
- the NKAP gene encoding NF-kappa-B-activating protein, whose protein sequence is MAPVSGSRSPEWEASGSGGKKRRSSSKSPKPSKSSRSPRGRRSRSHSCSRSGDRNGLSHQLSGPNQGSRNQSYRSRSRSRSRERPSAPRGAPFASASSSAYYGGYSRPYGSDKPWPSLLDKEREESLRQKRLSERERIGELGAPEVWGLSPKNPEPDSDEHTPVEDEEPKKSTTSASTSEEEKKKKKSSHSKERSKKKRKKKSSKRKHKKYSDDSDSDSDSETDSSDEDTKRRAKKAKKKEKKKKRRSKKYKKKKSKKSRKDSSDSSSKESQEEFLENPWKDRSKPEEPSDLIGPEAPKTLASQDDKPLNYGHALLPGEGAAMAEYVKAGKRIPRRGEIGLTSEEIASFECSGYVMSGSRHRRMEAVRLRKENQIYSADEKRALASFNQEERRKRENKILASFREMVYRKTKGKEDK, encoded by the exons ATGGCTCCGGTGTCTGGTTCCCGCAGCCCGGAGTGGGAGGCCTCGGGCTCCGGGGGGAAGAAGCGTCGCAGTTCTTCGAAGAGCCCTAAGCCCAGCAAATCCTCTCGCTCCCCGCGGGGCCGCCGCTCTCGCTCGCACTCTTGCTCTCGGTCCGGGGACCGGAATGGCCTTAGCCATCAACTGAGTGGCCCCAACCAAGGCTCCCGAAACCAGTCCTACCGCTCCCGCTCGCGGTCACGCTCTCGAGAGCGGCCCTCCGCGCCGCGGGGCGCCCCTTTCGCTTCTGCCTCCTCGTCCGCCTATTATGGCGGCTACTCACGCCCCTACGGGAGCGACAAGCCATGGCCTAGCCTCCTGgacaaggagagggaagagagccTGCGGCAGAA GAGattaagtgagagagagaggattgGAGAATTGGGAGCTCCTGAAGTATGGGGACTTTCTCCAAAGAATCCAGAACCAGA CTCTGATGAACATACACCAGTAGAGGACGAAGAGCCAAAGAAAAGTACCACTTCAGCTTCTACTTcagaag aagaaaagaagaagaagaagtctAGTCATTCAAAAGAAAGgtccaagaaaaagaggaagaaaaaatcatctaaaagaaaacacaagaagtATTCTGATGATAGTGACAGTGACTCTGATTCTGAAACAGACTCCAGTG ATGAAGATACAAAAAGGAGAGCAAAGAAagccaagaaaaaggaaaagaagaagaaacgcAGAtc gaagaaatataagaaaaagaagtctAAGAAGAGCAGAAAAGATTCCAGTGATTCAAGTTCTAAAGAGTCCCAAGAAGAGTTTCTGGAGAATCCCTGGAAGGATCGATCAA AGCCTGAAGAACCCTCAGATTTGATTGGCCCAGAGGCTCCCAAAACACTTGCCTCTCAAGATGATAAACCTTTGAA CTATGGCCATGCTCTGTTACCTGGTGAAGGTGCAGCTATGGCTGAATATGTAAAAGCTGGAAAACGTATCCCACGAAGAGGTGAAATTGGCTTGACAAGTGAAGAAATTGCATCATTTGAATGCTCGGGTTACGTAATGAGTGGTAGCAG GCATCGCCGAATGGAGGCTGTGCGACTGCGAAAAGAGAACCAGATCTATAGTGCTGATGAGAAGAGAGCCCTTGCATCCTTTAACCAAGAAGAGAGacgaaagagagaaaacaagattCTGGCCAGCTTTCGAGAGATGGTATACAGAAAAACTAAAGGGAAAGAGGACAAATAA